The following is a genomic window from Candidatus Micrarchaeota archaeon.
ACCAAAAGCCATGCAACTCGCTAACAAATACAAGACTGAGGGAGAGGTGTACCTGTCAGGACCCAGATGTTTCGGAGGTTGCGATATAGCCTTTAATGAAGCAAGGATGATAGGCGCGGATAAGATTATCCATTTTGGACATGCACGGTTCCCGATACCCGAGGAGATCAGGGAGAGATACAAAGACATAGAGGTCGAATACGTAGAATACTCCATCGAAATAGATGAAAAATTCCTGGACAGGGTGGTCGAATATCTCAAAAACCATAGGATAAAAGAAGTAGTAGTGGTAACAACAGTTCAA
Proteins encoded in this region:
- a CDS encoding diphthamide synthesis protein; its protein translation is MKILIQFPEGLKPKAMQLANKYKTEGEVYLSGPRCFGGCDIAFNEARMIGADKIIHFGHARFPIPEEIRERYKDIEVEYVEYSIEIDEKFLDRVVEYLKNHRIKEVVVVTTVQ